In a genomic window of Streptomyces sp. SJL17-4:
- a CDS encoding bifunctional [glutamine synthetase] adenylyltransferase/[glutamine synthetase]-adenylyl-L-tyrosine phosphorylase, translated as MTVPGRRSSTFSRLLRHGFTDPSGAERLLDVPELSTLRGDSVLLDALGATADPDLALRGLVRLVEAQPETERQTFTTTLLAAKPFRDRLLGVLGASEALADHLARHPRDWESLVTYEATDLHPGVAEFEHGLAEAVDAVSLRVAYRRCLMAIAARDVCGTIDVAETAAELADLATATLRAALAIARTAAPADAAMCRLAVIAMGKCGGHELNYVSDVDVIFVGEPTEGADEGKAMQAATRLASHLMRICSETTVEGTIWPVDANLRPEGRNGPLVRTLSSHLAYYQRWAKTWEFQALLKARAVAGDPELGAQYIDAVSPLVWQAAERENFVPDVQKMRRRVVDNIPAAQVDRELKLGPGGLRDVEFAVQLLQLVHGRSDAGLHSGTTLDALAALAAGGYVGRADAAQLDEAYRFLRAMEHRIQLYRLRRTHLVPEDEADLRRLGRSLGLRTDPVAELNKTWKRHAAVVRRLHEKIFYRPLLDAVAQLAPGEIRLSPKAAGQRLEALGYEDPAAALRHLEALASGVSRKAAIQRTLLPVLLGWFADSADPDAGLLGFRKVSDALGKTPWYLRLLRDEGAAAENLARVLSAGRLAPDLLLRAPEAVALLGDPEGLRPRGRDHLEQEVLAAVGRASDAEQAVAAARGVRRRELFRTAAADLIRSYGTEDSPREPDPGALVDQVGEAVTDLNAATIAGALRAAVRAEWGDELPTRFAVIGMGRFGGHELGYGSDADVLFVHEPREGVDEQDAAKAANKVVAEMRRLLQLPTADPPLLIDADLRPEGKSGPLVRTLKSYAAYYHRWSLVWESQALLRAEPIAGDRELGDRFIELVDPLRYPAEGLGEDAVREIRRLKARMESERLPRGADPTLHAKLGRGGLSDVEWTVQLLQMRHGWVEPGLRTTRTREALGAAHAAGLLPTEEAQTLDEAWVLATRVRNAVMLVRGRPGDTFPSDPRELAAVGRYLGYESGHVGEMVDDYRRITRRARAVVEELFYGA; from the coding sequence ATGACGGTGCCGGGACGCAGGAGCAGCACGTTCTCACGTCTGCTGCGGCACGGATTCACCGACCCGTCGGGGGCCGAGCGGCTCCTGGACGTGCCCGAGCTGTCCACGCTGCGCGGCGACTCCGTCCTCCTCGACGCCCTCGGCGCGACCGCCGACCCCGACCTCGCCCTGCGTGGTCTCGTCCGTCTCGTCGAGGCGCAGCCCGAGACCGAGCGGCAGACCTTCACGACCACCCTGCTCGCGGCCAAGCCGTTCCGGGACCGGCTCCTCGGGGTGCTCGGCGCCTCCGAGGCGCTCGCCGACCACCTGGCCCGGCACCCGCGCGACTGGGAGTCCCTCGTCACGTACGAGGCCACCGACCTGCACCCGGGGGTCGCCGAGTTCGAGCACGGTCTCGCCGAGGCCGTCGACGCGGTCTCGCTGCGGGTCGCCTACCGCAGGTGCCTGATGGCCATAGCGGCCCGTGACGTGTGCGGCACCATCGACGTCGCCGAGACCGCCGCCGAGCTCGCCGACCTGGCGACGGCGACCCTGCGCGCCGCCCTCGCCATCGCCCGCACCGCCGCGCCCGCCGACGCCGCCATGTGCCGGCTCGCCGTGATCGCCATGGGCAAGTGCGGCGGCCACGAGCTCAACTACGTCTCCGACGTGGACGTGATCTTCGTGGGGGAGCCCACGGAGGGCGCCGACGAGGGCAAGGCGATGCAGGCCGCGACCCGGCTCGCCTCGCACCTCATGCGGATCTGCTCGGAGACCACCGTCGAGGGCACGATCTGGCCGGTCGACGCCAATCTGCGCCCCGAGGGCCGCAACGGCCCCCTCGTCCGTACGCTCTCCTCCCACCTCGCGTACTACCAGCGCTGGGCCAAGACCTGGGAGTTCCAGGCGCTGCTCAAGGCGCGCGCGGTGGCCGGGGACCCGGAGCTCGGCGCCCAGTACATCGACGCCGTCTCCCCGCTCGTGTGGCAGGCCGCCGAGCGCGAGAACTTCGTCCCCGACGTGCAGAAGATGCGGCGCCGGGTCGTCGACAACATCCCCGCCGCCCAGGTCGACCGCGAGCTCAAGCTCGGCCCCGGCGGCCTCCGCGACGTCGAGTTCGCCGTCCAGCTCCTCCAGCTCGTGCACGGCCGCAGCGACGCCGGACTGCACAGCGGCACCACCCTCGACGCGCTCGCCGCCCTCGCCGCCGGCGGCTACGTCGGCCGGGCCGACGCCGCCCAGCTCGACGAGGCCTACCGCTTCCTGCGGGCCATGGAGCACCGCATCCAGCTGTACCGGCTGCGCCGCACCCACCTCGTCCCCGAGGACGAGGCCGACCTGCGGCGCCTCGGCCGTTCGCTCGGACTGCGCACCGATCCGGTCGCCGAGCTGAACAAGACGTGGAAGCGGCACGCGGCCGTCGTCCGCCGCCTCCACGAGAAGATCTTCTACCGGCCGCTCCTCGACGCCGTCGCCCAGCTCGCCCCCGGCGAGATCCGGCTCAGCCCGAAGGCCGCGGGACAGCGGCTCGAAGCACTGGGGTACGAGGACCCCGCCGCCGCCCTGCGCCACCTGGAGGCCCTCGCCTCCGGGGTCAGCCGCAAGGCCGCGATCCAGCGGACGCTGCTCCCGGTGCTGCTCGGCTGGTTCGCGGACTCGGCCGACCCGGACGCCGGCCTGCTCGGCTTCCGCAAGGTCTCCGACGCCCTCGGCAAGACCCCCTGGTACCTGCGGCTGCTCCGCGACGAGGGCGCCGCCGCCGAGAACCTCGCCCGGGTCCTCTCCGCCGGACGCCTCGCCCCCGACCTGCTGCTGCGTGCCCCCGAGGCGGTGGCGCTGCTCGGCGACCCGGAGGGCCTCAGGCCGCGCGGCCGGGACCACCTGGAGCAGGAGGTCCTGGCGGCGGTGGGCCGCGCGTCCGACGCCGAGCAGGCCGTCGCGGCGGCCCGCGGGGTGCGCCGCAGGGAACTGTTCCGGACCGCCGCGGCCGATCTCATCCGCTCGTACGGCACCGAGGACAGCCCCCGCGAGCCCGACCCGGGCGCCCTGGTCGACCAGGTGGGGGAGGCCGTCACCGACCTCAACGCGGCGACGATCGCGGGCGCCCTGCGGGCCGCCGTCCGCGCCGAGTGGGGCGACGAACTGCCCACCCGGTTCGCCGTCATCGGCATGGGCCGCTTCGGTGGTCACGAGCTGGGGTACGGCTCCGACGCCGACGTCCTGTTCGTGCACGAGCCGCGCGAGGGCGTCGACGAGCAGGACGCGGCCAAGGCCGCGAACAAGGTGGTCGCCGAGATGCGCCGACTGCTCCAGCTCCCCACCGCCGACCCGCCGTTGCTGATCGACGCGGACCTCAGACCGGAGGGCAAGAGCGGCCCCCTGGTCCGCACCCTGAAGTCGTACGCCGCCTACTACCACCGCTGGTCCCTCGTCTGGGAGAGCCAGGCGCTGCTGCGCGCCGAACCCATCGCGGGCGACCGCGAGTTGGGTGACCGGTTCATCGAACTCGTCGACCCGCTGCGCTATCCGGCCGAGGGCCTCGGCGAGGACGCCGTCCGCGAGATCCGCCGCCTCAAGGCCCGGATGGAGTCCGAGCGGCTGCCGCGCGGCGCCGACCCGACCCTCCACGCCAAGCTGGGGCGCGGTGGCCTGAGCGACGTCGAGTGGACGGTCCAGCTGCTCCAGATGAGGCACGGCTGGGTGGAACCGGGGCTGCGGACGACCCGTACCCGCGAGGCGCTCGGGGCGGCCCACGCGGCCGGCCTCCTCCCGACGGAGGAGGCGCAGACCCTGGACGAGGCCTGGGTCCTCGCCACCCGCGTCCGCAACGCGGTGATGCTGGTCCGCGGCCGGCCCGGCGACACCTTCCCCTCGGACCCGCGCGAACTCGCGGCGGTCGGACGGTACTTGGGGTACGAGTCCGGCCACGTCGGCGAGATGGTCGACGACTACCGGCGGATCACGCGGCGGGCCAGGGCGGTCGTCGAGGAGCTGTTCTACGGGGCGTAG
- a CDS encoding TetR/AcrR family transcriptional regulator C-terminal domain-containing protein — translation MGRPHKPLLDRVRITTTALELVDEQGDFSVPQIARRLGVQTASVYHHVDGRDGIVELLRERVCAAIDGGTLDGQPWDAAVAAWARSYRAAFAAHPKAIPLLTGSPVRAPRVLEQYEKAVALLLDAGFALPDVMPVIIALENLVLGSALDMAAPEAMWELADDTATPRLARALAAFPEGGRTDTAFELALAGYLTHIRGMPDGSVTRTDPRGAYAP, via the coding sequence ATGGGCCGGCCGCACAAGCCCCTGCTCGACCGGGTGCGCATCACCACCACGGCGCTCGAACTCGTCGACGAGCAGGGCGACTTCAGCGTCCCCCAGATCGCCCGGCGACTCGGCGTACAGACGGCCTCGGTGTACCACCATGTGGACGGCCGGGACGGCATCGTGGAGCTCCTGCGGGAGCGGGTCTGTGCCGCCATCGACGGCGGCACCCTCGACGGACAGCCGTGGGACGCGGCCGTCGCCGCCTGGGCACGCTCCTACCGGGCCGCCTTCGCCGCCCACCCGAAGGCGATCCCGCTGCTCACCGGCTCACCCGTGCGCGCACCCAGGGTCCTTGAGCAGTACGAGAAGGCGGTCGCCCTCCTCCTCGACGCGGGCTTCGCCCTGCCGGACGTGATGCCGGTGATCATCGCCCTGGAGAACCTGGTCCTCGGCTCGGCCCTCGACATGGCGGCCCCGGAGGCGATGTGGGAGCTGGCCGACGACACGGCGACTCCGCGCCTCGCACGGGCACTCGCCGCCTTCCCCGAGGGCGGCCGCACCGACACCGCCTTCGAACTGGCCCTGGCCGGCTATCTGACCCACATCCGGGGCATGCCGGACGGGTCGGTGACCCGCACGGACCCCCGTGGGGCGTACGCCCCGTAG
- a CDS encoding APC family permease: MSSSTSGEPPGLRTGTLSTADISFFVVSAAAPLTVMAGVAPIALVLGGIGAPAGYLLAGITLTIFAVGFTTMSRHVRSGGAFYAYIAQGLGTPLGIAAALVAMVGYNGMEIGVYGLLGSATADTAGALWGVDLPWLPIALGGLLLIWYGGHRSIDFGAKVLGVLLVAETGILVLLAGGVLLKGGADGLSLASFAPGNVLVPGTAAVLAFAFSAFTGFESTVIYRREARDPARTIPRATYIAVGFLGLFYAFVVWTVIQAFGDDKVVAAAAGDTGGLFFAAITTYVGSWAADLMHVFIVTSIIASLLAFHNAINRYALALAEEGVLPAALGRIHPRHRSPYVAGIAQTVLGAAVVLGFAAAGADPYTQLLLWVNTPGMLGLMALMLLAALAVVRYFRRVPHQEGALRTLVAPVTAAALLAVAIWLVASKVALFTGASPTVNAVLVAVVPAVLVLGLLLAYRLRRTRPEVYARFAEEPPTEQPAEPHPDPHAEQPTEGADASCPQPPTSSSSTPASVPPNRAATPLSPSATD, encoded by the coding sequence ATGTCCTCCAGCACCTCCGGCGAGCCGCCCGGCCTGCGCACCGGAACCCTCAGCACCGCCGACATCTCCTTCTTCGTCGTCTCCGCCGCCGCACCGCTGACCGTGATGGCCGGCGTCGCCCCCATCGCCCTCGTCCTCGGCGGCATCGGCGCCCCGGCCGGCTACCTCCTCGCCGGCATCACCCTCACGATCTTCGCCGTCGGCTTCACCACCATGAGCCGCCACGTCCGCAGCGGCGGCGCCTTCTACGCGTACATCGCCCAGGGGCTCGGCACACCGCTCGGCATCGCCGCCGCCCTCGTCGCCATGGTCGGCTACAACGGCATGGAGATCGGCGTCTACGGACTCCTCGGCTCCGCCACCGCCGACACCGCCGGCGCCCTGTGGGGCGTCGACCTGCCCTGGCTCCCGATCGCCCTCGGCGGCCTGCTGCTCATCTGGTACGGCGGCCACCGCTCCATCGACTTCGGCGCCAAGGTCCTCGGCGTCCTGCTCGTCGCCGAGACCGGCATACTCGTCCTCCTCGCCGGCGGCGTGCTGCTCAAGGGCGGCGCGGACGGGCTCTCCCTCGCCTCCTTCGCCCCCGGCAACGTCCTCGTCCCCGGCACGGCCGCCGTCCTGGCCTTCGCCTTCTCGGCCTTCACCGGCTTCGAGTCCACCGTGATCTACCGCCGCGAGGCCCGCGACCCGGCCCGCACCATCCCCCGCGCCACGTACATCGCGGTCGGCTTCCTCGGCCTGTTCTACGCCTTCGTCGTGTGGACCGTGATCCAGGCCTTCGGCGACGACAAGGTCGTCGCGGCCGCCGCCGGCGACACCGGCGGACTCTTCTTCGCCGCCATCACCACCTACGTCGGCTCCTGGGCCGCCGACCTGATGCACGTGTTCATCGTGACCAGCATCATCGCCTCGCTGCTCGCCTTCCACAACGCGATCAACCGCTACGCCCTCGCCCTCGCCGAGGAGGGCGTCCTGCCCGCCGCCCTCGGCCGGATCCACCCCCGCCACCGCTCCCCGTACGTCGCCGGCATCGCCCAGACCGTGCTCGGCGCGGCTGTCGTCCTCGGCTTCGCGGCCGCCGGCGCCGACCCGTACACCCAGCTGCTGCTCTGGGTGAACACCCCGGGGATGCTCGGGCTCATGGCGCTGATGCTGCTCGCCGCCCTCGCCGTCGTCCGCTACTTCCGGCGCGTCCCGCACCAGGAGGGCGCCCTGCGCACCCTCGTCGCCCCCGTCACCGCGGCCGCCCTGCTGGCCGTGGCGATCTGGCTGGTCGCCTCCAAGGTCGCGCTCTTCACCGGCGCGTCCCCGACGGTCAACGCGGTCCTCGTCGCCGTCGTCCCCGCCGTCCTCGTCCTCGGGCTCCTCCTCGCGTACCGGCTGCGCCGCACGCGCCCCGAGGTCTACGCCCGATTCGCCGAAGAACCGCCCACCGAGCAGCCCGCCGAGCCGCACCCCGACCCGCACGCCGAGCAGCCCACCGAAGGAGCCGACGCCTCGTGTCCGCAGCCCCCGACCTCCTCCTCGTCGACGCCCGCCTCCGTACCCCCGAACCGAGCGGCCACACCACTGTCGCCGTCCGCGACGGACTGA
- a CDS encoding amidohydrolase — MSAAPDLLLVDARLRTPEPSGHTTVAVRDGLITALGDAADARAWRGPGTEVVDLAGATLTPGLTDAHSHPVWGLEMFTGTDLSGVTDLEGLRAALRDAERRDGWIIGFGLDHNVFGGRPVHRDLIEDVLGGAPAYLRLYDGHSVLASAAALKAAGIDGPRAFAQLSEIVCGADGRPTGHLVEHAAMDLMTPFLPAQPYAERRDRLVDLLTGMAATGLTSAHVMDLGGPDVPGLLTALEEDGELPLRLRLAPWCMPGVGEEELDEFVRLQGRAGRMWTIGGVKFFMDGTVEGGTAWLEHADCHGRGTDAFWPDPAAYTAAVRHLHRAGVGTATHAIGDAAVRHVLDTVEGLGGFGTGGPRHRIEHIETVPDDQLGRFAALGVVASMQPPHTAYTRADHTDEWSRRLGEERAARAWRCRDLRDAGAHLALGSDWPIAHYDARQVLATAQAPRGAASARHGLTGLMALEGMTTHAAVAAGEERIAGRIAVGHRADLTAFAVDPVEAPADETENAPIRLAVAGGRITYRN; from the coding sequence GTGTCCGCAGCCCCCGACCTCCTCCTCGTCGACGCCCGCCTCCGTACCCCCGAACCGAGCGGCCACACCACTGTCGCCGTCCGCGACGGACTGATCACCGCCCTCGGCGACGCCGCCGACGCCCGTGCCTGGCGCGGCCCCGGCACCGAGGTCGTCGACCTGGCCGGCGCCACCCTCACCCCCGGCCTCACCGACGCCCACAGCCACCCCGTCTGGGGCCTGGAGATGTTCACCGGCACCGATCTGTCCGGCGTCACCGACCTCGAAGGACTGCGGGCCGCCCTCCGCGACGCCGAGCGCCGCGACGGCTGGATCATCGGCTTCGGCCTCGACCACAACGTCTTCGGCGGCCGCCCCGTCCACCGCGACCTGATCGAGGACGTCCTCGGCGGCGCCCCCGCGTACCTCCGCCTCTACGACGGACACTCGGTCCTGGCCAGTGCGGCCGCCCTCAAGGCCGCCGGCATCGACGGGCCCCGCGCCTTCGCCCAGCTCTCCGAGATCGTCTGCGGAGCCGACGGACGCCCCACCGGCCATCTGGTCGAGCACGCCGCCATGGACCTGATGACCCCGTTCCTGCCCGCCCAGCCGTACGCCGAGCGCCGCGACCGGCTCGTCGACCTGCTCACCGGCATGGCCGCCACCGGACTCACCTCCGCCCACGTCATGGACCTCGGCGGACCCGACGTACCCGGCCTCCTGACCGCCCTGGAGGAGGACGGCGAGCTGCCGCTCCGCCTCCGCCTCGCGCCCTGGTGCATGCCGGGCGTCGGCGAAGAGGAGCTGGACGAGTTCGTACGGCTCCAGGGGCGGGCCGGGCGCATGTGGACGATCGGCGGCGTGAAGTTCTTCATGGACGGCACCGTCGAGGGCGGCACCGCCTGGCTGGAACACGCCGACTGCCACGGCCGGGGCACCGACGCCTTCTGGCCCGACCCGGCCGCGTACACGGCCGCCGTACGCCATCTCCACCGTGCCGGGGTCGGCACCGCCACCCACGCCATCGGCGACGCCGCCGTACGGCACGTCCTCGACACCGTGGAAGGCCTCGGCGGATTCGGTACGGGCGGTCCCCGCCATCGCATCGAGCACATCGAGACGGTCCCGGACGACCAGCTCGGCCGCTTCGCCGCGCTCGGCGTCGTCGCCTCGATGCAGCCCCCGCACACCGCGTACACCCGCGCCGACCACACCGACGAGTGGTCCAGGCGGCTCGGGGAGGAGCGGGCGGCCCGCGCCTGGCGCTGCCGCGACCTGCGGGACGCCGGGGCGCACCTCGCGCTCGGCTCGGACTGGCCCATCGCCCACTACGACGCCCGGCAGGTCCTCGCCACCGCGCAGGCCCCGCGCGGTGCGGCCTCGGCCCGGCACGGGCTCACGGGCCTGATGGCCCTGGAGGGGATGACCACGCACGCGGCGGTCGCGGCGGGGGAGGAGCGGATCGCGGGGCGGATCGCCGTGGGGCACCGGGCCGACCTCACCGCCTTCGCGGTGGACCCGGTGGAGGCCCCGGCGGACGAGACGGAGAACGCCCCGATCCGCCTCGCCGTCGCCGGCGGCCGGATCACCTACCGGAACTGA
- a CDS encoding phosphatase PAP2 family protein — protein MGETTVKSLDNRTTPSSPTVADGRYARFRARAPRRPTIWFEIALIAVSYWTYSLIRNAVPEQKAQAFKNADWIWEVEQSLGLAFEHAVNHAVNSVTWLIVSMNYYYATLHFIVTIGVLVWLYRWHPGRYGAFRTVLFATTGVALVGYYLYPLAPPRLMTSESFVDTVLVHHTWGSMASGNLKHVSNQYAAMPSMHIGWSLWCGLTIFLLAKAPWAKILGLLYPMATLVVIVATANHFWLDAVGGMICLAFGFAVSYFWYGSRPHRLPKLVEPMAGAVPRSGPLPEGETDREDERTAAVSATEAATATEMATATEMATAKDVAEVATAEDVAEKADTERSVSSGR, from the coding sequence ATGGGTGAAACGACCGTGAAGAGTTTGGACAACCGGACGACCCCGTCGTCACCCACCGTGGCCGACGGCAGGTACGCGCGCTTCCGTGCGCGCGCGCCGCGGCGCCCCACGATCTGGTTCGAGATCGCGCTGATCGCGGTGAGCTACTGGACGTACTCGCTCATCCGCAACGCGGTGCCGGAGCAGAAGGCCCAGGCCTTCAAGAACGCCGACTGGATCTGGGAGGTCGAGCAGTCCCTCGGCCTCGCCTTCGAGCACGCCGTCAACCATGCCGTGAACTCGGTGACATGGCTGATCGTGTCGATGAACTACTACTACGCGACGCTGCACTTCATCGTGACCATCGGTGTGCTCGTGTGGCTGTACCGATGGCACCCGGGCCGTTACGGGGCGTTCCGCACCGTCCTGTTCGCCACCACCGGTGTGGCCCTGGTCGGTTACTACCTGTACCCGCTCGCGCCCCCGCGGCTCATGACCAGCGAGAGCTTCGTCGACACGGTGCTCGTCCACCACACCTGGGGCTCAATGGCCTCGGGCAACCTCAAGCACGTGTCGAACCAGTACGCGGCGATGCCGTCGATGCACATCGGCTGGTCCCTCTGGTGCGGCCTGACGATCTTCCTCCTGGCCAAGGCGCCCTGGGCGAAGATCCTGGGCCTGCTGTACCCGATGGCGACCCTCGTCGTCATCGTCGCCACCGCCAACCACTTCTGGCTGGACGCGGTCGGCGGCATGATCTGCCTCGCCTTCGGCTTCGCCGTCTCCTACTTCTGGTACGGCTCCCGCCCGCACCGCCTGCCCAAGCTGGTCGAGCCGATGGCGGGCGCGGTGCCGCGGAGCGGCCCGCTCCCGGAGGGGGAGACGGACCGCGAGGACGAGAGGACCGCCGCGGTCTCCGCGACCGAGGCGGCCACTGCGACCGAGATGGCCACCGCCACCGAGATGGCCACCGCGAAGGACGTGGCCGAGGTGGCCACCGCGGAGGACGTCGCCGAGAAGGCCGATACGGAGCGCTCGGTCAGTTCCGGTAGGTGA